The Deltaproteobacteria bacterium genome includes a window with the following:
- a CDS encoding 2-hydroxyglutaryl-CoA dehydratase, whose translation MQTTSHTGEKLNTATGLDIDSELARFEAEERKRLGIEDTRQQWHDANPNQFTRAQRDNTTILVSGLTHAHDVFVRSALASCGYKVKVLDCPDNDALRYGKEFGNRGQCNPTYFTVGNLVKHLAELRDEKGMSKEEIVDNYLFLTAGACGPCRFGMYVTEYRKALRDSGFEGFRVLLVSQGGEVQSASGRGLEFTKFDVSWMFRAIILGDVLNALMYRIRPYEVEAGATDRALEECRQAICTALEKRTSLLVAVYKCRKILSKVKVDRTLVRPKVAIIGEFWAMTTEGDGNYKLQRFLESEGAEVDIQLVTAWLMYLLWERRWDIDRRTEQRGEDAVYRGLQNVKVRTRRYTLLFAEYAVRGIFYLYAWIMGLKGYKLPDMQKVYEAAEKHYNCHVRGGEGFMEVGKLVHNVVHNKVNMTLSVKPFGCMPSSGVSDGVQSIVTELYPQAIFLPIETSGDAAVNVYSRVQMQLFKARQVAQREVSQALAECGLTREELNAFIAKNPEYAHPLHRSPHAAGCTTADLIYEIAARMGRKRRELPPVQSAENQAAAAA comes from the coding sequence ATGCAGACCACCAGCCACACCGGAGAGAAGCTCAACACGGCCACGGGACTCGATATCGACTCCGAACTGGCCCGTTTCGAGGCGGAAGAGCGCAAGCGCCTCGGCATCGAGGACACGCGCCAGCAGTGGCACGATGCCAATCCCAACCAGTTCACCCGCGCCCAGCGCGACAACACGACGATCCTCGTCTCGGGCCTGACGCACGCCCATGACGTGTTCGTGCGGTCGGCGCTGGCCTCCTGCGGCTACAAGGTGAAGGTTCTGGACTGCCCGGACAACGACGCGCTCCGCTATGGCAAGGAGTTCGGAAACCGGGGCCAGTGCAACCCCACCTACTTCACCGTCGGTAACCTGGTGAAGCACCTTGCGGAGCTGCGCGACGAGAAGGGCATGTCCAAGGAAGAGATCGTGGACAACTACCTGTTCCTGACAGCCGGGGCCTGCGGCCCCTGCCGGTTCGGCATGTATGTCACCGAATACCGGAAAGCCCTCCGCGACTCCGGCTTCGAGGGCTTCCGCGTGCTGCTCGTTTCGCAAGGCGGCGAGGTCCAGTCGGCCTCCGGCCGCGGGCTCGAGTTCACCAAGTTCGATGTCAGCTGGATGTTCCGCGCGATCATCCTGGGCGATGTCCTGAACGCCCTCATGTACCGCATCCGGCCCTACGAAGTGGAAGCCGGGGCCACCGACCGGGCGCTGGAAGAATGCCGCCAGGCGATCTGCACGGCGCTCGAAAAGCGCACGTCGCTGCTCGTGGCCGTCTACAAATGCCGCAAAATCCTCTCGAAGGTGAAGGTGGACCGCACCCTCGTCCGTCCCAAGGTCGCCATCATCGGCGAGTTCTGGGCGATGACGACCGAGGGTGACGGCAACTACAAGCTGCAGCGGTTCCTTGAATCCGAAGGCGCCGAGGTGGATATCCAGCTCGTCACGGCATGGCTCATGTACCTCCTCTGGGAGCGGCGCTGGGACATCGACCGCCGGACCGAGCAGCGCGGCGAGGACGCCGTCTACCGCGGGCTCCAGAACGTGAAGGTCCGCACCCGGCGCTACACCCTGCTGTTCGCCGAATACGCCGTGCGCGGCATCTTCTACCTCTATGCCTGGATCATGGGCCTCAAGGGCTACAAGCTGCCCGACATGCAGAAGGTCTATGAAGCTGCCGAGAAGCACTACAACTGCCATGTCCGGGGCGGCGAAGGCTTCATGGAGGTGGGCAAGCTCGTGCACAACGTCGTTCACAACAAGGTGAACATGACCCTGAGCGTGAAGCCGTTCGGTTGCATGCCCTCCAGCGGCGTTTCCGATGGCGTGCAGTCGATCGTGACGGAGCTGTACCCGCAGGCGATCTTCCTGCCGATCGAGACGAGCGGGGACGCCGCCGTGAACGTCTACAGCCGCGTCCAGATGCAACTGTTCAAGGCCCGGCAGGTGGCCCAGCGCGAGGTGTCGCAGGCGCTTGCCGAGTGCGGCCTCACCCGCGAGGAGCTCAACGCCTTCATTGCGAAAAATCCCGAATATGCCCACCCGCTGCACCGGAGCCCCCATGCAGCAGGCTGCACCACGGCCGATCTCATCTACGAGATCGCTGCCAGGATGGGCAGGAAGCGCCGGGAGCTTCCTCCGGTCCAGTCGGCGGAAAACCAGGCGGCAGCGGCGGCCTGA
- a CDS encoding NAD(P)-dependent oxidoreductase, with protein sequence MKVMITGGLGGLGLNISRAFLDNGHEILVFDLDNPVNRARRTELPPGVDVVWGDIGDAEALRREAVRTDLILHLAAIIPPLSEQKPDLTQRVNVEGTRNVVQAAVSARKPLVFTSSVSVFGPTPEAKAPLHPDRNPMNGVDHYTRSKVEGERIVAGAGIDYVICRIAAAPHLDLSPARMREMFMFPHDSRIEFVHLEDVAMALVHAAERFGQVKNRVYILGGGRSQQFLYHDFIARLMGVTGLPCPPARKFSRTPSYLDWYDTGDSQAALEFQNHTIDDFARDMAALIPAWQRFLMQKLVGPLFGRLIVQFL encoded by the coding sequence ATGAAGGTGATGATTACGGGTGGACTGGGCGGGCTCGGGCTAAACATCAGCCGGGCGTTTCTGGACAACGGGCACGAGATCCTCGTTTTCGATCTGGATAACCCCGTAAACCGTGCCCGCCGGACGGAACTTCCGCCCGGTGTGGACGTCGTCTGGGGCGATATAGGCGACGCGGAAGCCCTCCGGCGGGAGGCGGTGAGGACGGACCTCATCCTTCATCTGGCGGCCATCATACCGCCCCTCAGCGAGCAGAAACCGGACCTGACGCAGCGGGTGAATGTCGAGGGTACCCGGAACGTGGTGCAGGCCGCCGTCTCTGCCCGGAAACCGCTGGTTTTCACCTCATCCGTATCGGTATTCGGCCCCACGCCGGAGGCGAAGGCGCCGCTCCACCCCGACCGCAATCCCATGAACGGGGTGGATCACTACACCCGGTCCAAGGTGGAGGGGGAACGCATCGTAGCCGGGGCGGGGATCGACTACGTGATCTGCCGTATCGCCGCCGCTCCGCATCTGGATCTGAGCCCTGCCCGGATGAGGGAGATGTTCATGTTTCCCCACGATTCGCGGATCGAGTTCGTCCACCTGGAGGACGTCGCCATGGCGCTGGTTCACGCTGCCGAGAGGTTCGGGCAGGTGAAGAACCGGGTCTATATCCTGGGCGGCGGCAGATCCCAGCAGTTTCTCTATCACGACTTCATTGCGCGGCTCATGGGTGTGACGGGGCTTCCCTGCCCGCCCGCCCGGAAGTTCAGCCGCACGCCCAGCTATCTCGACTGGTACGACACCGGCGATTCGCAGGCGGCGCTGGAGTTCCAGAACCACACAATCGACGATTTTGCCCGGGACATGGCCGCGCTGATACCCGCCTGGCAGCGGTTTCTCATGCAGAAGCTGGTCGGCCCCCTGTTTGGCAGGCTGATCGTCCAGTTCCTCTAG
- a CDS encoding response regulator, with protein MLSSLRWLLAFSGIGPAFFLPVPLGLITFDEIHPGRAGISLLIHGVLWAFTGAIYLWARRLPEGAGIRGASLAGVLACYAMSIHGMTSWGIDGVPMQVLVPAIAVFTRIMLDPRDARLMVGLLIALFLGFTAVVVLQLPIWAFVFRDGYSPPVLPLYHRMFSVIFVLGITIFAYYWTGRLIRSVTAEQARSRDLVTTMRTVFDASPDAIFVLDRNGLIIDTNAAALRLAGATRRPELVGMSMLRLVAPDQQPKVWDPVHHCPRVMNRFERFQFGSPGDVPAQVEIQIVSLNPADPETGFLATIRDRRDEEKLRSQLQKAQRLDSLGALAGGVAHDLNNALNPILGFANLELDTPGLPDETRQSFELIRDCASRATSLSKQLLSLSRGGAPEVRWIDATEISLNLISVLDRATPPGVSVTFDGPERHIEVEFSASQYEQVLLNLLTNGVEAIGDKGLLRLELSLIEGDRLREELIGWESDSALLIEVTDSGCGIPADQVPRIFDPFFTTKESRRGTGLGLSVVDRIVTDRRGLVRVESQPGVGSVFRVYLPGARMAEPKSGPVQAAAPGTASRRLSILAVDDEPSNLMLIQKIAEKLGDRVRTANSCSETRAYAATMGENFDLVLMDLLLPDGNGAELYAEIKHSIGNPRVIFLSGYSREAIPKHVLESAEFEAFFPKPINVSHLTEMIHQCRDRRTQS; from the coding sequence ATGCTCTCTTCGCTCCGCTGGCTGCTCGCCTTTTCCGGCATCGGGCCGGCGTTCTTCCTGCCGGTCCCGCTGGGACTCATTACGTTCGACGAAATCCACCCTGGACGTGCCGGTATCTCACTCCTGATACACGGGGTTCTGTGGGCCTTTACCGGCGCCATTTACCTGTGGGCCCGGCGGCTGCCCGAGGGAGCCGGGATCAGGGGCGCAAGCCTGGCAGGTGTCCTGGCCTGCTACGCCATGTCCATTCACGGAATGACCTCCTGGGGCATCGACGGCGTTCCGATGCAGGTACTGGTACCTGCCATCGCCGTCTTTACCCGGATCATGCTGGACCCCCGGGACGCCCGGCTGATGGTCGGCCTTCTGATCGCCCTTTTCCTCGGTTTCACTGCTGTCGTTGTCCTCCAGCTGCCCATCTGGGCATTCGTGTTCCGCGACGGCTACTCGCCCCCGGTGCTCCCCCTGTATCACCGGATGTTCTCGGTCATTTTCGTTCTCGGCATCACGATATTCGCCTATTACTGGACAGGCCGCCTGATCCGCTCGGTAACTGCCGAACAGGCCCGCTCGCGGGATCTGGTCACGACCATGCGGACCGTCTTCGACGCATCCCCCGACGCGATCTTCGTCCTCGACCGGAATGGACTCATCATCGATACCAACGCCGCCGCGCTCAGGCTCGCGGGAGCCACCCGGCGGCCGGAACTGGTCGGGATGTCCATGCTGCGGCTTGTCGCCCCCGATCAGCAGCCCAAGGTCTGGGATCCGGTCCATCACTGCCCGCGGGTCATGAACCGGTTCGAGCGGTTCCAGTTCGGCTCCCCGGGCGATGTGCCCGCCCAGGTCGAGATCCAGATCGTCTCCCTGAACCCCGCCGACCCGGAGACGGGATTTCTGGCGACGATCCGCGACCGACGGGACGAGGAAAAACTCCGCAGCCAGCTCCAGAAGGCGCAGCGGCTCGATTCCCTCGGGGCACTCGCCGGCGGGGTCGCCCACGACCTCAACAACGCGCTGAACCCGATCCTCGGCTTCGCCAACCTGGAGCTGGACACCCCGGGGCTGCCTGACGAAACGCGCCAGTCGTTTGAGCTGATCCGCGACTGCGCGAGCCGCGCCACGAGCCTTTCCAAGCAGCTCCTGTCCCTTTCCCGGGGCGGTGCCCCGGAAGTGCGGTGGATCGATGCGACCGAAATCTCCCTCAACCTGATCTCGGTGCTCGACCGGGCGACGCCTCCCGGCGTCAGCGTCACGTTCGACGGACCGGAGCGGCATATCGAGGTGGAGTTTTCCGCCTCCCAGTACGAGCAGGTGCTCCTGAATCTCCTGACCAACGGGGTCGAGGCCATCGGCGACAAGGGACTGCTGCGGCTGGAGCTGTCGCTGATCGAGGGCGACCGGCTCCGCGAGGAACTGATCGGATGGGAGAGCGATTCGGCGCTCCTGATCGAGGTGACCGATTCCGGGTGCGGCATACCGGCCGACCAGGTTCCCCGCATTTTCGATCCCTTTTTCACGACCAAGGAGTCCCGGCGCGGTACCGGTCTCGGGCTTTCGGTGGTGGATCGGATCGTGACCGACCGGCGGGGACTCGTACGTGTCGAGAGCCAGCCCGGCGTGGGGTCAGTGTTCCGGGTCTACCTGCCCGGCGCACGGATGGCCGAGCCGAAGTCCGGGCCGGTACAGGCGGCCGCCCCCGGCACCGCCAGCCGGCGCCTCAGCATCCTCGCCGTGGACGATGAACCCTCAAACCTCATGCTGATCCAGAAGATCGCGGAAAAGCTGGGCGACCGGGTGCGGACGGCCAACTCCTGCTCCGAAACGCGGGCCTATGCGGCGACGATGGGCGAGAACTTTGACCTCGTCCTGATGGACCTTCTGCTGCCGGACGGGAACGGCGCGGAACTCTACGCCGAGATCAAGCACAGCATCGGAAATCCGCGTGTGATTTTCCTGTCCGGCTATTCCCGCGAGGCCATACCCAAGCACGTGCTTGAATCGGCCGAGTTCGAGGCGTTCTTCCCCAAGCCCATCAACGTCAGCCACCTTACCGAGATGATTCACCAGTGCCGGGACCGGCGGACCCAGAGCTGA
- a CDS encoding sodium-translocating pyrophosphatase, translating into MGVLVIGAGALAFAVWLLKWVMAKDCGPDEMQKISNAIKAGAEAFLSRQNKTIITIAGALGVLIFVLYWLVRGHHDFDPTETAVELAVWTTIAFLLGAACSVLAGYVGMWISIRANIRTAAAARTSLNSAMQIALRGGAVSGLFVVAMSLVGVAGLYFLVYLVKSHGLEAGSPEYNQLVKQIPYIIAGFAFGASLVALFAQVGGGIYTKAADVGADLVGKVEKGIPEDDPRNPAVIADLVGDNVGDCAGRGADLFESTAAENIGAMILGVALFPYFGVGGVMFPLVARSLGLIASIIGIMIVKTEEDADPMDALNRGYYVTAILAFLGFVLTSYWLLRAEGEFLNSAWLYYSGCAMIGILCSVAFLYITQYYTEYKYRPVLSIADASMTGPATNIIQGIAVGFECTLLSVLAISAAVLSSYHLGQEALPQLEPVAAGLFGTAVATMGMLGPAGYVLAMDTFGPITDNAGGIVEMSHQPDNVRHKTDRLDAVGNTTKALTKGYAIGSAALAAFLLFSAYLDEIKNFTGADRYETIDLVNPAVFIAALLGAMVVFYFSALCIRAVGTAAQSVISAVRIQFKERPGIMEGTQDPDYGAVVDIVTKDALRKMVAPGLFVVGSVVVVGLFFRFLAPEGDPVYGAKAVAGFLMSATISGILMATFLNNAGGAWDNAKKYIELGKGTGGKGSDQHKAAVVGDTVGDPFKDTAGPSIHVLIKLLATLTLVLAPLFIASAH; encoded by the coding sequence ATGGGCGTCCTTGTCATTGGCGCCGGCGCACTCGCCTTCGCCGTTTGGCTCCTCAAGTGGGTCATGGCGAAGGACTGCGGCCCCGACGAGATGCAGAAGATTTCCAACGCCATCAAGGCGGGAGCCGAGGCATTCCTGTCGCGCCAGAACAAGACGATCATCACGATCGCCGGCGCGCTGGGCGTCCTCATCTTCGTTCTCTACTGGCTGGTCCGCGGGCACCATGATTTCGATCCGACCGAAACGGCCGTGGAACTGGCGGTCTGGACGACGATCGCCTTCCTGCTCGGCGCGGCCTGCTCCGTGCTGGCTGGCTATGTCGGCATGTGGATTTCAATCCGCGCCAATATCCGTACGGCTGCGGCCGCCCGCACCTCGCTGAACAGCGCGATGCAGATCGCGCTCCGTGGCGGAGCCGTATCGGGCCTGTTCGTCGTGGCCATGAGCCTTGTCGGCGTGGCGGGCCTCTACTTCCTGGTCTACCTCGTGAAGTCACACGGTCTTGAAGCCGGTTCGCCCGAGTACAACCAGCTCGTGAAACAGATTCCGTACATCATCGCGGGCTTCGCCTTCGGTGCATCGCTGGTGGCGCTGTTCGCCCAGGTGGGCGGCGGCATCTACACCAAGGCTGCCGACGTGGGCGCCGACCTCGTGGGCAAGGTCGAGAAAGGTATTCCGGAGGACGATCCCCGCAACCCGGCCGTGATCGCGGACCTTGTGGGTGACAACGTGGGCGACTGCGCGGGCCGTGGCGCGGACCTGTTCGAATCGACCGCCGCCGAGAACATCGGCGCAATGATCCTGGGCGTCGCACTGTTCCCCTATTTCGGGGTGGGCGGCGTGATGTTCCCGCTGGTGGCGCGGTCACTGGGGCTCATCGCCTCGATCATCGGCATCATGATCGTCAAGACCGAGGAAGACGCCGACCCCATGGACGCGCTGAACCGGGGCTACTACGTTACCGCGATACTGGCGTTCCTGGGCTTTGTGCTCACCTCCTACTGGCTTCTCCGGGCCGAAGGGGAGTTCCTTAATTCGGCCTGGCTGTACTATTCGGGCTGCGCGATGATCGGAATTCTCTGCTCGGTCGCATTCCTCTACATCACCCAGTACTACACGGAGTACAAATACCGTCCGGTGCTTTCGATCGCGGACGCCTCGATGACCGGCCCGGCGACGAACATCATCCAGGGCATCGCCGTCGGTTTCGAATGCACGTTGCTGTCGGTGCTGGCGATTTCGGCCGCCGTGCTGTCGAGCTACCACCTCGGCCAGGAGGCCCTTCCGCAGCTTGAGCCGGTGGCCGCTGGCCTGTTCGGAACTGCCGTCGCCACGATGGGCATGCTCGGGCCGGCCGGCTACGTGCTGGCGATGGACACCTTCGGGCCGATCACCGACAACGCTGGCGGCATTGTCGAGATGTCCCACCAGCCGGACAATGTCCGCCACAAGACGGACCGTCTGGATGCCGTGGGCAACACCACCAAGGCGCTCACCAAGGGCTACGCCATCGGTTCGGCCGCGCTGGCCGCGTTCCTGCTGTTCTCGGCCTACCTGGACGAGATCAAGAACTTCACCGGCGCCGACCGTTACGAGACCATCGACCTCGTGAACCCCGCCGTCTTCATCGCCGCGCTGCTGGGCGCGATGGTGGTGTTCTACTTCAGCGCCCTCTGCATCCGTGCCGTGGGCACCGCTGCGCAGTCGGTCATCAGCGCCGTCCGCATCCAGTTCAAGGAGCGGCCGGGCATCATGGAAGGCACGCAGGATCCCGACTACGGCGCAGTGGTCGATATCGTTACCAAGGACGCGCTCCGCAAGATGGTCGCTCCGGGCCTGTTCGTTGTGGGCTCGGTGGTCGTGGTGGGCCTGTTCTTCCGGTTTCTCGCTCCGGAAGGTGACCCGGTATACGGTGCGAAGGCCGTGGCTGGCTTCCTCATGTCGGCCACCATCAGCGGCATCCTCATGGCGACGTTCCTGAACAATGCTGGCGGCGCCTGGGACAACGCCAAGAAGTACATCGAGCTGGGCAAGGGAACCGGCGGCAAGGGCTCCGACCAGCACAAGGCGGCTGTCGTGGGTGATACCGTGGGCGATCCCTTCAAGGATACGGCGGGCCCGTCGATCCACGTGCTGATCAAGCTGCTGGCCACGCTGACGCTGGTGCTGGCACCGCTGTTCATCGCGTCCGCCCACTGA